The Candidatus Manganitrophaceae bacterium sequence TTTAGAAGAAATCAGACCAAACAACGGTAACAAACAATGTTTAAGAAAGTCCTGATCGCGAACCGCGGAGAGATCGCACTCCGTATCATTCGCGCATGCCGGGAAATGGGCATTCGCACTGTGGCTATTCATTCAGATCCCGATGCGGCCTCACTTCATGTTCGCTTCGCAGATGAAAGCATCTGTGTCGGCCCGGCAGACGCCACCCAATCCTATCGAAATATCCCAAACATACTCAGCGCCGCAGAGATCACGGGCGCGGACGCGATCCATCCCGGCTATGGATTCCTGGCAGAGAACAGCCACTTTGCAGAGGTTTGCGAAGCGGCCGGCATCAAGTTTATCGGCCCGCCTGCAGAATGTATCAGCCTGATGGGAAACAAGGCCAAAGCCCGTGAAGTCATGATGAAACAAGGGGTCCCGATTATCCCTGGAAGCGAGGGTGAGATTCGCGATAACAAAGAAGCGGTCGATGTTGCCCGGAAGATCGGTTATCCGGTGATTGTGAAGGCTGTTTCCGGCGGCGGCGGTCGGGGCATGCGTGTTGTCTATAAAGAAGAAGAACTCTCCAATTCGATACAAACCGCTCAGTTAGAGGCAAAAACCGCTTTTGGCGACGACAGCGTTTATATTGAGAAATTTTTTGTCGATCCGCGGCATATTGAGATCCAAATCCTGGCCGACGAAAAGGGCAAGATGGTTTATCTGGGAGAAAGGGATTGTTCGGTCCAGAGACGGCACCAGAAATTAGTCGAAGAGTCTCCCTCTCCGGTCGTCGATGATCGGCTCCGGAGGGAACTCGGGCGAGCAGCATCAGGCGCGGTCAGCGCCGCAAACTATGTTAATGCGGGAACAGTCGAGTTCCTCCTGGACAAGGATCATCGCTTTTATTTTATTGAGATGAATACCCGAATTCAGGTTGAACATCCCATCAGTGAAATGGTCAGCGGTATCGACCTGGTCAAGGAGCAGATCAAGATCGCGGCCGGCAAACCGCTGGCGTGGAAACAAAGCCAGATCCGACTCCAGGGACACAGCATCGAGTGCCGCATCAATGCTGAATCTCCCGATAAGTTTACCCCTTCTCCCGGAACCATTACAGCCTTTCACATTCCCGGTGGTCCCGGAATCCGGGTTGATTCCGCCTGTTACATCGGAGGTGTGATCCCTCCCTACTACGACTCACTCATCGCAAAATTAATCGTCCACGCCGGCACCCGTGAAGAAGCGATTGCCAAAATGAAAAGCGCCCTGAGCGAATTTGTCATTGAAGGCGTTCAAACAACACTCCCGCTCCACAAGAAGATCTTTGAAGATCCTGTATTTGTAAAAGGGCGGTATTCAACAGGATTTTTGGATCACCTTCTTTCAGCACCCTCCACGCCATAAACCATGCTGAATAGCGACCTTTCTCCGTTATATCTAATTACAGATCCCCTTCTCTCCAAAGGATCGGCCAGACAATCTCTTTTTGAAGTGCTCGAAGCGGCGCTTGACGAAGGGGTAGGTCTGATCCAGTATCGGGAAAAAACTGAGGTCAGGTGCAAAATGTTTGAGACCGCAAAAAGGCTCCGGGAAATGACGGCCCGCTATGATGCCACATTCATCGTAAACGACGAAATTGACCTCGCCCTGGCCGTCAAGGCCGACGGGGTTCACCTCGGGCAAGACGATCTTCCCGTATGGGTTGCCCGAAAGGTCCTGGGGAAAGAGGCCATCATCGGGATCTCCACCCACCATTGGTCAGAAGCGATCCAGGCTGAATCGGATGGCGCCGATTATGTTGGAATTGGACCGATCTTTAGTACCCCAACAAAACGCTCTTCGGGTCCTCCGCTCGGCATCACCATGATCACTGAAGTCCGCGAAAAGGTCCGACTCCCGATCTTCGCGATTGGAGGCATCAAAATATCACACATTTCCGAAATCATGGCGGCGGGTGCGGATGGCGTCGCCATGGTCTCCGCAATCGCCGGAGATGTCCGCTCAAATGTTAACAAGGCCATGTCCTTGTTAAGGAGCTTCTGAATAAGTCATTAATTGTTTTTTTGGGCAAAAAAGTCCCCCTTCTGCGTTGAAAATCTTAACAATAGCAGGCTATGGCTTCGCGAGAATCATCCTCTGCAATTTGCGCCTTGAATCGAAACATTTTATCTCATGAAAAATGGAAGAACCTTCCCAAAAAATGGGGAGGATTCTTCGATACGAGTTGAACTTAAATATTTTTATGCTTATGCGATGTGTACCAACCCAGACTTAATAAAAGAGGTCCCTTGAGCTTGCCATGACTCAAGACAGCGATGACACTCGATCCGGCTTCAGCGGCCTAGCCGACGGATGGCATCCTGCCAATGCGCAAGCATGCTCCCCAGAAGGAAACTCCGGCCAAAAATCTTCCTAGAATGTTCTATGTTTTTTTCAGTACTGTCCTTTTCCCTGAGAAAGGGAAGCGGTCCCATGATGGGGAGATCGATCCTCTCCTTTAATATTTCAAGATTGCTCTCCTCTGAAAGGTCTTTTTTTGGAGTCGTGCGATTGAGAATAAGCCCCGTGAAAGAGACCCCTTGTGCCCAGCCTTGCCCGAGTGTCAGGAGGGTATGATTGAGGGTTCCCAATCCACTTCGGGCAACCAAAAGTACGGGGAGTTCGAGGAGCAGGACAAGGCTGAGCAAATCTTTCCTGGCTGTCAAGGGAACCATTAATCCGCCGACGCCTTCAACAACCAGAAAAGAATGTCTCTTTTGTAACTGATCAAAGGCCTTGAGAATCCTGGAAAAGTCGATTTTCTTTTTTGCGCGCATCGCTGCCGCGTAGGGCGCAAGGGGCTCCTTAAAGGGATAGGGGGCGATCAATTGCAGTGGGTCCTCTGAACGGGCGGAACGCTTGAGATAAGCCGCGTCTCCCGGAATAAGGCCTTCTCCGCTCTGACGGCACCCGGATTCAAAGGGTTTCATTACGCCGACATCAATCCCCTCTGATGAGAGAATACGGGCGATGGCTCCGGCAACAACGGTTTTTCCGACGCCGGTATCCGTTCCGATAATAAAAACACCCCTACCGACTTTCCGATGATCTTCTGGAGACCCTTCTGATGCGGGCGACAAGCGCTTCTTCCTCGTCATACGATTCGACTGTCCAGATTAAAGGTCTGTCCTGAAATATGCTTCATTTTTGACAGGTCTAGAATAAATTCAGCGATCTCCCGGGTCGTCGCGGGGCGGGACAGGAGGTTCTCCTGACTCAGATGCGCCCTCTTTTCTCGCGACAGACCCGCCGTCATCGGGGTATTCAGAAAGCCTGGAAGGATGGTGTTGACCTGTATAGGAACTCCCCCCCATTCCCTCGCAGCCGTCTGCCCCAATGCAATCAGTCCTCGCTTAGAAGCAGCATATGCGGCCTGTCCGACACGCCCGGTCAAGGCAGCGCGTGACGCAATGTTCATAATATGTCCTCCGCCCTGGCGGGTCATGGAACGGCCAGCTTCGCGCATACAGAAAAAGACCCCGGTCAGGTTGAGATCGATAACATCGTCCCAATCGGCCTGAGGCATTCGGGCAACCAAACGATCCTTTATGATCGCGGCGTTATTGATCAAGAGATCTATCCGCCCCCATTTTTCCAGGATGTCATCAAACATAAGCCGTACCGCGCCGGAATGACAAAGATCGGCCGGAAAAAGAGCCGCCGCCGTTCCCCTGGCGTTCAAGGTCTCAACCATCTTCTCTCCGCCGTGGATGTTGCGATTTACATGTACTCCGACAAAGTATCCACCTGTTGCAAAAGCGCGGCAAAGGACCTGACCCAAACCACCGGAGGCCCCGGTAATCAAGACGATCTTCTTATAAGGATCCGATACCGGCATGTTTATGGAACCTCTGAATAAGTCATGCATTGTTTTTTCAGGGCAAAAATGTCTCGCTTCTGCGTTGCAAATCTTAACAATCGCGGGCTATGGCTTCGCGAGAACCATCCTCTGCGTTTTGCGCCTTGAATCGAAACATTATTATCTCCTGAAAAACGCAACCCAGACTTAATCAGAGCTTCCCTATATTACCCGCAGATCTTTTCCGATCTTTTCCAATCGGGACAATAAAAAGTCAATTTGGCATTTCGTGTGGGCAGCCGTCAGCGTAACGCGAAGGCGGCTTGTTCCCTCTGGGACCGTGGGTGGACGGATCGGAGGGATATAAATCCCGTCTTCGAAGAGTCTTTTCGAAAAATCAACCGCCTTTTCACTGCTCCCGATACAGAGCGGGACAATAGGGGTCTCGCTCGCAAGGGTATCAAACCCCAGTTGGGCCGCCCTCTCACAGAAATACGCCCTGTTTTTCCAGAGCCCTTTCCTTAAAGACCCTTCCGCTTCGATCAGTTCAAGTGCGGCCAGGGCCGTTGCCAGTACGCCTGGCGGGAGGGCTGTCGTGTATATAAATGAGGGGGCCTTGTTGATCAGATATTGTTTTAACGCGCCCTTGCCTGCGATGAAGCCTCCAAATCCACCGCAGGCCTTGCTGAAGGTCCCCATCTGGATGATTCGTGAACTCGACAACTTGAAATGATCACATGTCCCCCCGCCATGCACCCCAAGCACCCCGGTCGCGTGTGCATCATCCAGATAAATAGACGCATCATACTCTTCCGCAAGCGCCAGGATTTCAGGAAGGGGGGCGATATCACCATCCATGCTGAAAATACCATCCGTAACAATCAGGACATTCTGGATGGTTTTACGATTTGAAAGGAGCCTTCTCAACTGGGTCATATCTTTGTGCGCGTAGACACGAAATCTTCCACCTGAAAGACGGCAGCCTACAACCAGACTGGCATGGTTGAGCCGATCCGCCAGAATCAAATCCTCTTTCTGTGC is a genomic window containing:
- the bioF gene encoding 8-amino-7-oxononanoate synthase, whose product is MFQFEKALTKLEQQHLSRALIPLDSESSTVARRNGRELLLFCTNNYLGLANHPKLKAAAISAIQARGVGAGASRLISGHSDLNDDLEAKVARFKSAESALVFSSGYMTNIGAIGSIAQKEDLILADRLNHASLVVGCRLSGGRFRVYAHKDMTQLRRLLSNRKTIQNVLIVTDGIFSMDGDIAPLPEILALAEEYDASIYLDDAHATGVLGVHGGGTCDHFKLSSSRIIQMGTFSKACGGFGGFIAGKGALKQYLINKAPSFIYTTALPPGVLATALAALELIEAEGSLRKGLWKNRAYFCERAAQLGFDTLASETPIVPLCIGSSEKAVDFSKRLFEDGIYIPPIRPPTVPEGTSRLRVTLTAAHTKCQIDFLLSRLEKIGKDLRVI
- a CDS encoding SDR family NAD(P)-dependent oxidoreductase; translation: MHDLFRGSINMPVSDPYKKIVLITGASGGLGQVLCRAFATGGYFVGVHVNRNIHGGEKMVETLNARGTAAALFPADLCHSGAVRLMFDDILEKWGRIDLLINNAAIIKDRLVARMPQADWDDVIDLNLTGVFFCMREAGRSMTRQGGGHIMNIASRAALTGRVGQAAYAASKRGLIALGQTAAREWGGVPIQVNTILPGFLNTPMTAGLSREKRAHLSQENLLSRPATTREIAEFILDLSKMKHISGQTFNLDSRIV
- the accC gene encoding acetyl-CoA carboxylase biotin carboxylase subunit: MFKKVLIANRGEIALRIIRACREMGIRTVAIHSDPDAASLHVRFADESICVGPADATQSYRNIPNILSAAEITGADAIHPGYGFLAENSHFAEVCEAAGIKFIGPPAECISLMGNKAKAREVMMKQGVPIIPGSEGEIRDNKEAVDVARKIGYPVIVKAVSGGGGRGMRVVYKEEELSNSIQTAQLEAKTAFGDDSVYIEKFFVDPRHIEIQILADEKGKMVYLGERDCSVQRRHQKLVEESPSPVVDDRLRRELGRAASGAVSAANYVNAGTVEFLLDKDHRFYFIEMNTRIQVEHPISEMVSGIDLVKEQIKIAAGKPLAWKQSQIRLQGHSIECRINAESPDKFTPSPGTITAFHIPGGPGIRVDSACYIGGVIPPYYDSLIAKLIVHAGTREEAIAKMKSALSEFVIEGVQTTLPLHKKIFEDPVFVKGRYSTGFLDHLLSAPSTP
- the bioD gene encoding dethiobiotin synthase, giving the protein MTRKKRLSPASEGSPEDHRKVGRGVFIIGTDTGVGKTVVAGAIARILSSEGIDVGVMKPFESGCRQSGEGLIPGDAAYLKRSARSEDPLQLIAPYPFKEPLAPYAAAMRAKKKIDFSRILKAFDQLQKRHSFLVVEGVGGLMVPLTARKDLLSLVLLLELPVLLVARSGLGTLNHTLLTLGQGWAQGVSFTGLILNRTTPKKDLSEESNLEILKERIDLPIMGPLPFLREKDSTEKNIEHSRKIFGRSFLLGSMLAHWQDAIRRLGR
- the thiE gene encoding thiamine phosphate synthase, translated to MLNSDLSPLYLITDPLLSKGSARQSLFEVLEAALDEGVGLIQYREKTEVRCKMFETAKRLREMTARYDATFIVNDEIDLALAVKADGVHLGQDDLPVWVARKVLGKEAIIGISTHHWSEAIQAESDGADYVGIGPIFSTPTKRSSGPPLGITMITEVREKVRLPIFAIGGIKISHISEIMAAGADGVAMVSAIAGDVRSNVNKAMSLLRSF